In the genome of Thunnus maccoyii chromosome 15, fThuMac1.1, whole genome shotgun sequence, one region contains:
- the LOC121912544 gene encoding teashirt homolog 1-like isoform X2: MAERMSKSLWIERMDASSTTDILFLMLSPNCSGGFGDRSWHLDGRTERTERERKRDTTQRSLDSSPPATYGPEDEFKMDKTDEEEHLRDDGLSLDGQDADYLLNDDEDGRDRYSCQNSPLSNGTNPDAGYASPLSTTSDQLVDLKTTSSLSDGQEKVEVKLGESTESINGLSLQDSLAKMKAVYANLISDASWSSIALDMLKSKQGNNIAASNNNNNGSNHKESNGFLNSHSQGNILLKNKCSTSNASATTDITTSSTTTRTVSSNSNSGTSVSSGNTGGLAYDWHQAALAKTLQHTPYQLLPEPSLFSTVQLYRQNNKLYGPVFTGASKFRCKDCSAAYDTLVGLTVHMNETGHYRDDNKDTEDDRGKKWSKPRKRSLLEMEGKEDAQKVLKCMYCGHSFESLQDLSVHMIKTKHYQKVPLKEPMPALTSKLVPPTKKRAFQDLMSPSSPESVSSGILLGETPKDQKLANPYVTPNNRYGYQNGASYTWQFEARKAQILKCMECGSSHDTLQQLTAHMMVTGHFLKVTNSASKKGKQLVFDPVIEEKIQSIPLPPTTTRLPAPNGKSQPDSPLQPASPEENKEEKDEEAEEENIETIEPEKKIKEEREDPEKSDKPGKARSYQYLREEDLEETPKGGLDILKSLENTVSSAISKAQTGTPTWGGYPSIHAAYQLHGSLKSTLPLCAQVQPLFSSNSLKMMSSDLGALIHSPNSPSPPPSHKNNVLAMEKLVEKVTGKSSVKNEKEEKPLENKGRSAKSPLPNAKDKQASPNPEKLSKTVKSTAVEDQPESRGKEGEQMESKVDTQIKSEVDSPNKPVSNGCNNLSIITDHSPEQPLVNPLSALQSIMNNHLGKASKVATPFVDPFAMLYKINSNSAQNKQAEPASQYHNDDDDQPMDLTKSKNSNGSTAKSTSTTPNNSKPVFKNFSQSSSPPLRENALMDISDMVKNLTGRLTPKSTTPSSISEKSEIDGCTFEDSLEELSPIQRRKGRQSNWNPQHLLILQAQFVSSLRETPEGKFVISDLGPQERVHICKFTGLSMTTISHWLANVKYQLKRTGGTKFLKNIDSGQPLFLCSDCASQFRTPSSYIHHLESHLGFTLKDLSKLSIDLIEQQAVSRIEDNTFSSSGLTEEDTGSIYQCKLCNRTFVSKHAIKLHLCKTHGKSPEDHLIFVKEVEKFDKQ, encoded by the coding sequence CTTATGGGCCTGAAGATGAATTCAAAATGGACAAGACTGATGAAGAGGAGCATCTGCGGGATGATGGGCTTTCTCTTGATGGTCAAGACGCAGACTATCTGCTcaatgatgatgaggatggaAGAGATCGCTATAGCTGCCAAAACTCTCCACTCAGCAATGGCACTAACCCAGACGCTGGGTACGCCTCTCCACTCAGCACTACCAGCGATCAGCTGGTGGATCTTAAGACAACATCCTCCCTCAGTGATGGTCAAGAAAAGGTAGAAGTGAAGTTAGGAGAGAGCACAGAGTCTATCAATGGCCTCTCGCTGCAGGACAGTTTGGCAAAAATGAAAGCCGTCTATGCAAACCTGATCTCTGACGCCTCCTGGTCCAGCATTGCACTTGACATGCTGAAAAGTAAACAAGGGAACAACATCGCAGCtagcaacaataacaacaatgggAGCAATCACAAAGAGAGCAATGGATTCCTGAACAGTCACAGCCAGGGTAACATCCTATTGAAGAACAAATGTAGCACTAGCAATGCCTCAGCTACTACTGATATTACCACCAGCAGTACCACCACAAGAACAGTGTcaagcaacagcaacagtgGCACCAGTGTAAGCTCTGGCAACACGGGAGGATTAGCCTATGACTGGCACCAGGCAGCATTGGCCAAAACTCTACAGCACACTCCATACCAACTCCTTCCTGAACCTAGCCTTTTCAGCACCGTGCAGCTTTACAGGCAGAACAATAAGCTCTATGGACCTGTGTTCACGGGTGCCAGCAAGTTCAGGTGCAAGGACTGTAGTGCAGCCTATGACACTTTGGTGGGCCTGACAGTACATATGAATGAGACGGGCCACTACCGTGACGACAATAAGGATACCGAGGATGATCGAGGCAAGAAGTGGTCCAAGCCACGCAAACGTTCTCTGCTGGAGATGGAAGGCAAGGAAGACGCCCAGAAAGTTCTGAAATGTATGTACTGTGGCCACTCTTTTGAATCCTTGCAAGACCTTAGTGTTCATatgatcaaaacaaaacactatcaGAAAGTGCCTCTAAAAGAACCAATGCCAGCCCTCACCTCAAAGCTAGTGCCCCCAACCAAAAAAAGAGCATTTCAAGACTTGATGTCCCCAAGCTCCCCAGAGTCTGTCTCATCTGGCATACTCCTGGGAGAGACCCCCAAAGACCAAAAATTGGCCAATCCCTATGTTACTCCTAACAATCGATATGGTTACCAAAATGGTGCCAGTTATACTTGGCAGTTTGAGGCGCGCAAGGCACAAATTCTCAAATGCATGGAATGTGGCAGTTCACATGACACCTTGCAACAACTGACAGCCCACATGATGGTCACAGGACACTTTCTTAAAGTAACCAATTCAGCCTCTAAAAAGGGTAAGCAGTTAGTTTTTGATCCTGTTATCGAGGAAAAAATTCAGTCGATTCCTCTGCCACCGACTACCACAAGACTTCCAGCTCCCAATGGGAAGTCACAGCCTGATTCCCCGTTGCAGCCGGCTAGCCCTGAAgagaacaaagaagaaaaggatGAAGAGGCAGAAGAAGAGAATATAGAAACAATAGaaccagagaaaaaaataaaagaagagagggaagacCCTGAAAAATCTGACAAACCTGGAAAGGCTAGATCCTACCAATATCTGAGAGAGGAAGACTTGGAGGAGACACCTAAAGGAGGCCTGGACATCTTAAAGTCTTTAGAGAACACAGTTTCAAGTGCAATCAGCAAGGCCCAGACAGGCACACCAACCTGGGGTGGATACCCCAGCATTCATGCTGCCTATCAGCTCCATGGGTCTTTGAAGTCAACTCTGCCTTTGTGTGCGCAAGTTCAGCCTTTATTCAGCAGCAACAGTTTGAAGATGATGTCCTCTGATTTAGGGGCTCTGATCCATTCACCAAATAGCCCCTCTCCACCTCCAAGCCACAAGAACAATGTGCTGGCCATGGAGAAGCTCGTGGAAAAAGTGACAGGGAAAAGTTcagtaaagaatgaaaaagaggaaaaacccTTAGAGAATAAGGGCAGGTCTGCAAAGTCTCCATTGCCAAATGCTAAGGACAAACAGGCTTCACCCAATCCAGAAAAGCTATCAAAGACAGTGAAAAGCACTGCAGTAGAGGACCAGCCTGAGTCAAGAGGCAAAGAAGGCGAGCAAATGGAGAGTAAAGTAGATACACAGATAAAAAGTGAAGTTGATTCACCAAATAAGCCTGTAAGCAACGGCTGCAATAACCTGAGTATCATCACTGATCACTCGCCTGAACAACCACTTGTCAACCCTCTCAGCGCTTTGCAGTCTATCATGAACAACCACTTGGGGAAAGCTTCAAAAGTGGCTACCCCCTTTGTAGACCCCTTTGCGATGCTTTATAAGATCAACAGCAACTCTGCTCAGAATAAGCAAGCAGAGCCTGCAAGTCAGTAccacaatgatgatgatgatcagcCAATGGACTTGACGAAATCCAAAAACAGCAATGGAAGTACAGCTAAGAGTACTTCTACTACACCAAACAACAGCAAACCAGTTTTCAAAAATTTCTCTCAGTCTTCATCTCCGCCTCTACGAGAGAATGCATTGATGGATATTTCAGACATGGTTAAAAATCTGACTGGCCGTTTGACACCAAAGTCTACAACCCCATCTTCCATCTCTGAAAAATCTGAAATTGATGGCTGTACTTTTGAGGACAGCTTGGAGGAGCTGTCTCCCATCCAAAGACGGAAAGGCCGTCAGTCAAACTGGAATCCCCAGCACCTCCTGATTCTTCAGGCCCAGTTTGTCTCTAGTCTTAGAGAGACTCCTGAGGGAAAGTTTGTAATTAGTGACTTGGGACCCCAGGAACGGGTCCACATCTGTAAATTCACTGGTCTCTCCATGACTACTATCTCACATTGGCTGGCCAATGTAAAATACCAGTTAAAGCGGACAGGGGGCACAAAGTTCCTAAAAAATATTGACTCTGGCCAACCTCTGTTTTTGTGCAGTGACTGTGCGTCCCAGTTCAGGACTCCCTCCTCCTACATTCACCATTTGGAGTCCCACCTTGGGTTCACCCTAAAGGACCTCTCAAAGCTTTCCATAGATTTAATAGAGCAGCAGGCCGTCAGCAGAATAGAGGACAATACTTTCAGTTCCTCTGGACTTACAGAGGAAGACACTGGCTCAATATATCAGTGCAAACTGTGCAATCGGACCTTTGTGAGCAAACATGCAATCAAATTGCACCTTTGCAAAACACATGGAAAGTCACCAGAGGACCATCTCATCTTTGTGAAAGAGGTGGAAAAGTTTGATAAACAATGA
- the LOC121912544 gene encoding teashirt homolog 1-like isoform X1, whose amino-acid sequence MVSYSQGGRGVALLTGQLALRTAMAERMSKSLWIERMDASSTTDILFLMLSPNCSGGFGDRSWHLDGRTERTERERKRDTTQRSLDSSPPATYGPEDEFKMDKTDEEEHLRDDGLSLDGQDADYLLNDDEDGRDRYSCQNSPLSNGTNPDAGYASPLSTTSDQLVDLKTTSSLSDGQEKVEVKLGESTESINGLSLQDSLAKMKAVYANLISDASWSSIALDMLKSKQGNNIAASNNNNNGSNHKESNGFLNSHSQGNILLKNKCSTSNASATTDITTSSTTTRTVSSNSNSGTSVSSGNTGGLAYDWHQAALAKTLQHTPYQLLPEPSLFSTVQLYRQNNKLYGPVFTGASKFRCKDCSAAYDTLVGLTVHMNETGHYRDDNKDTEDDRGKKWSKPRKRSLLEMEGKEDAQKVLKCMYCGHSFESLQDLSVHMIKTKHYQKVPLKEPMPALTSKLVPPTKKRAFQDLMSPSSPESVSSGILLGETPKDQKLANPYVTPNNRYGYQNGASYTWQFEARKAQILKCMECGSSHDTLQQLTAHMMVTGHFLKVTNSASKKGKQLVFDPVIEEKIQSIPLPPTTTRLPAPNGKSQPDSPLQPASPEENKEEKDEEAEEENIETIEPEKKIKEEREDPEKSDKPGKARSYQYLREEDLEETPKGGLDILKSLENTVSSAISKAQTGTPTWGGYPSIHAAYQLHGSLKSTLPLCAQVQPLFSSNSLKMMSSDLGALIHSPNSPSPPPSHKNNVLAMEKLVEKVTGKSSVKNEKEEKPLENKGRSAKSPLPNAKDKQASPNPEKLSKTVKSTAVEDQPESRGKEGEQMESKVDTQIKSEVDSPNKPVSNGCNNLSIITDHSPEQPLVNPLSALQSIMNNHLGKASKVATPFVDPFAMLYKINSNSAQNKQAEPASQYHNDDDDQPMDLTKSKNSNGSTAKSTSTTPNNSKPVFKNFSQSSSPPLRENALMDISDMVKNLTGRLTPKSTTPSSISEKSEIDGCTFEDSLEELSPIQRRKGRQSNWNPQHLLILQAQFVSSLRETPEGKFVISDLGPQERVHICKFTGLSMTTISHWLANVKYQLKRTGGTKFLKNIDSGQPLFLCSDCASQFRTPSSYIHHLESHLGFTLKDLSKLSIDLIEQQAVSRIEDNTFSSSGLTEEDTGSIYQCKLCNRTFVSKHAIKLHLCKTHGKSPEDHLIFVKEVEKFDKQ is encoded by the coding sequence CTTATGGGCCTGAAGATGAATTCAAAATGGACAAGACTGATGAAGAGGAGCATCTGCGGGATGATGGGCTTTCTCTTGATGGTCAAGACGCAGACTATCTGCTcaatgatgatgaggatggaAGAGATCGCTATAGCTGCCAAAACTCTCCACTCAGCAATGGCACTAACCCAGACGCTGGGTACGCCTCTCCACTCAGCACTACCAGCGATCAGCTGGTGGATCTTAAGACAACATCCTCCCTCAGTGATGGTCAAGAAAAGGTAGAAGTGAAGTTAGGAGAGAGCACAGAGTCTATCAATGGCCTCTCGCTGCAGGACAGTTTGGCAAAAATGAAAGCCGTCTATGCAAACCTGATCTCTGACGCCTCCTGGTCCAGCATTGCACTTGACATGCTGAAAAGTAAACAAGGGAACAACATCGCAGCtagcaacaataacaacaatgggAGCAATCACAAAGAGAGCAATGGATTCCTGAACAGTCACAGCCAGGGTAACATCCTATTGAAGAACAAATGTAGCACTAGCAATGCCTCAGCTACTACTGATATTACCACCAGCAGTACCACCACAAGAACAGTGTcaagcaacagcaacagtgGCACCAGTGTAAGCTCTGGCAACACGGGAGGATTAGCCTATGACTGGCACCAGGCAGCATTGGCCAAAACTCTACAGCACACTCCATACCAACTCCTTCCTGAACCTAGCCTTTTCAGCACCGTGCAGCTTTACAGGCAGAACAATAAGCTCTATGGACCTGTGTTCACGGGTGCCAGCAAGTTCAGGTGCAAGGACTGTAGTGCAGCCTATGACACTTTGGTGGGCCTGACAGTACATATGAATGAGACGGGCCACTACCGTGACGACAATAAGGATACCGAGGATGATCGAGGCAAGAAGTGGTCCAAGCCACGCAAACGTTCTCTGCTGGAGATGGAAGGCAAGGAAGACGCCCAGAAAGTTCTGAAATGTATGTACTGTGGCCACTCTTTTGAATCCTTGCAAGACCTTAGTGTTCATatgatcaaaacaaaacactatcaGAAAGTGCCTCTAAAAGAACCAATGCCAGCCCTCACCTCAAAGCTAGTGCCCCCAACCAAAAAAAGAGCATTTCAAGACTTGATGTCCCCAAGCTCCCCAGAGTCTGTCTCATCTGGCATACTCCTGGGAGAGACCCCCAAAGACCAAAAATTGGCCAATCCCTATGTTACTCCTAACAATCGATATGGTTACCAAAATGGTGCCAGTTATACTTGGCAGTTTGAGGCGCGCAAGGCACAAATTCTCAAATGCATGGAATGTGGCAGTTCACATGACACCTTGCAACAACTGACAGCCCACATGATGGTCACAGGACACTTTCTTAAAGTAACCAATTCAGCCTCTAAAAAGGGTAAGCAGTTAGTTTTTGATCCTGTTATCGAGGAAAAAATTCAGTCGATTCCTCTGCCACCGACTACCACAAGACTTCCAGCTCCCAATGGGAAGTCACAGCCTGATTCCCCGTTGCAGCCGGCTAGCCCTGAAgagaacaaagaagaaaaggatGAAGAGGCAGAAGAAGAGAATATAGAAACAATAGaaccagagaaaaaaataaaagaagagagggaagacCCTGAAAAATCTGACAAACCTGGAAAGGCTAGATCCTACCAATATCTGAGAGAGGAAGACTTGGAGGAGACACCTAAAGGAGGCCTGGACATCTTAAAGTCTTTAGAGAACACAGTTTCAAGTGCAATCAGCAAGGCCCAGACAGGCACACCAACCTGGGGTGGATACCCCAGCATTCATGCTGCCTATCAGCTCCATGGGTCTTTGAAGTCAACTCTGCCTTTGTGTGCGCAAGTTCAGCCTTTATTCAGCAGCAACAGTTTGAAGATGATGTCCTCTGATTTAGGGGCTCTGATCCATTCACCAAATAGCCCCTCTCCACCTCCAAGCCACAAGAACAATGTGCTGGCCATGGAGAAGCTCGTGGAAAAAGTGACAGGGAAAAGTTcagtaaagaatgaaaaagaggaaaaacccTTAGAGAATAAGGGCAGGTCTGCAAAGTCTCCATTGCCAAATGCTAAGGACAAACAGGCTTCACCCAATCCAGAAAAGCTATCAAAGACAGTGAAAAGCACTGCAGTAGAGGACCAGCCTGAGTCAAGAGGCAAAGAAGGCGAGCAAATGGAGAGTAAAGTAGATACACAGATAAAAAGTGAAGTTGATTCACCAAATAAGCCTGTAAGCAACGGCTGCAATAACCTGAGTATCATCACTGATCACTCGCCTGAACAACCACTTGTCAACCCTCTCAGCGCTTTGCAGTCTATCATGAACAACCACTTGGGGAAAGCTTCAAAAGTGGCTACCCCCTTTGTAGACCCCTTTGCGATGCTTTATAAGATCAACAGCAACTCTGCTCAGAATAAGCAAGCAGAGCCTGCAAGTCAGTAccacaatgatgatgatgatcagcCAATGGACTTGACGAAATCCAAAAACAGCAATGGAAGTACAGCTAAGAGTACTTCTACTACACCAAACAACAGCAAACCAGTTTTCAAAAATTTCTCTCAGTCTTCATCTCCGCCTCTACGAGAGAATGCATTGATGGATATTTCAGACATGGTTAAAAATCTGACTGGCCGTTTGACACCAAAGTCTACAACCCCATCTTCCATCTCTGAAAAATCTGAAATTGATGGCTGTACTTTTGAGGACAGCTTGGAGGAGCTGTCTCCCATCCAAAGACGGAAAGGCCGTCAGTCAAACTGGAATCCCCAGCACCTCCTGATTCTTCAGGCCCAGTTTGTCTCTAGTCTTAGAGAGACTCCTGAGGGAAAGTTTGTAATTAGTGACTTGGGACCCCAGGAACGGGTCCACATCTGTAAATTCACTGGTCTCTCCATGACTACTATCTCACATTGGCTGGCCAATGTAAAATACCAGTTAAAGCGGACAGGGGGCACAAAGTTCCTAAAAAATATTGACTCTGGCCAACCTCTGTTTTTGTGCAGTGACTGTGCGTCCCAGTTCAGGACTCCCTCCTCCTACATTCACCATTTGGAGTCCCACCTTGGGTTCACCCTAAAGGACCTCTCAAAGCTTTCCATAGATTTAATAGAGCAGCAGGCCGTCAGCAGAATAGAGGACAATACTTTCAGTTCCTCTGGACTTACAGAGGAAGACACTGGCTCAATATATCAGTGCAAACTGTGCAATCGGACCTTTGTGAGCAAACATGCAATCAAATTGCACCTTTGCAAAACACATGGAAAGTCACCAGAGGACCATCTCATCTTTGTGAAAGAGGTGGAAAAGTTTGATAAACAATGA
- the LOC121912544 gene encoding teashirt homolog 1-like isoform X3, with product MLDFPEAQDCSGGFGDRSWHLDGRTERTERERKRDTTQRSLDSSPPATYGPEDEFKMDKTDEEEHLRDDGLSLDGQDADYLLNDDEDGRDRYSCQNSPLSNGTNPDAGYASPLSTTSDQLVDLKTTSSLSDGQEKVEVKLGESTESINGLSLQDSLAKMKAVYANLISDASWSSIALDMLKSKQGNNIAASNNNNNGSNHKESNGFLNSHSQGNILLKNKCSTSNASATTDITTSSTTTRTVSSNSNSGTSVSSGNTGGLAYDWHQAALAKTLQHTPYQLLPEPSLFSTVQLYRQNNKLYGPVFTGASKFRCKDCSAAYDTLVGLTVHMNETGHYRDDNKDTEDDRGKKWSKPRKRSLLEMEGKEDAQKVLKCMYCGHSFESLQDLSVHMIKTKHYQKVPLKEPMPALTSKLVPPTKKRAFQDLMSPSSPESVSSGILLGETPKDQKLANPYVTPNNRYGYQNGASYTWQFEARKAQILKCMECGSSHDTLQQLTAHMMVTGHFLKVTNSASKKGKQLVFDPVIEEKIQSIPLPPTTTRLPAPNGKSQPDSPLQPASPEENKEEKDEEAEEENIETIEPEKKIKEEREDPEKSDKPGKARSYQYLREEDLEETPKGGLDILKSLENTVSSAISKAQTGTPTWGGYPSIHAAYQLHGSLKSTLPLCAQVQPLFSSNSLKMMSSDLGALIHSPNSPSPPPSHKNNVLAMEKLVEKVTGKSSVKNEKEEKPLENKGRSAKSPLPNAKDKQASPNPEKLSKTVKSTAVEDQPESRGKEGEQMESKVDTQIKSEVDSPNKPVSNGCNNLSIITDHSPEQPLVNPLSALQSIMNNHLGKASKVATPFVDPFAMLYKINSNSAQNKQAEPASQYHNDDDDQPMDLTKSKNSNGSTAKSTSTTPNNSKPVFKNFSQSSSPPLRENALMDISDMVKNLTGRLTPKSTTPSSISEKSEIDGCTFEDSLEELSPIQRRKGRQSNWNPQHLLILQAQFVSSLRETPEGKFVISDLGPQERVHICKFTGLSMTTISHWLANVKYQLKRTGGTKFLKNIDSGQPLFLCSDCASQFRTPSSYIHHLESHLGFTLKDLSKLSIDLIEQQAVSRIEDNTFSSSGLTEEDTGSIYQCKLCNRTFVSKHAIKLHLCKTHGKSPEDHLIFVKEVEKFDKQ from the coding sequence CTTATGGGCCTGAAGATGAATTCAAAATGGACAAGACTGATGAAGAGGAGCATCTGCGGGATGATGGGCTTTCTCTTGATGGTCAAGACGCAGACTATCTGCTcaatgatgatgaggatggaAGAGATCGCTATAGCTGCCAAAACTCTCCACTCAGCAATGGCACTAACCCAGACGCTGGGTACGCCTCTCCACTCAGCACTACCAGCGATCAGCTGGTGGATCTTAAGACAACATCCTCCCTCAGTGATGGTCAAGAAAAGGTAGAAGTGAAGTTAGGAGAGAGCACAGAGTCTATCAATGGCCTCTCGCTGCAGGACAGTTTGGCAAAAATGAAAGCCGTCTATGCAAACCTGATCTCTGACGCCTCCTGGTCCAGCATTGCACTTGACATGCTGAAAAGTAAACAAGGGAACAACATCGCAGCtagcaacaataacaacaatgggAGCAATCACAAAGAGAGCAATGGATTCCTGAACAGTCACAGCCAGGGTAACATCCTATTGAAGAACAAATGTAGCACTAGCAATGCCTCAGCTACTACTGATATTACCACCAGCAGTACCACCACAAGAACAGTGTcaagcaacagcaacagtgGCACCAGTGTAAGCTCTGGCAACACGGGAGGATTAGCCTATGACTGGCACCAGGCAGCATTGGCCAAAACTCTACAGCACACTCCATACCAACTCCTTCCTGAACCTAGCCTTTTCAGCACCGTGCAGCTTTACAGGCAGAACAATAAGCTCTATGGACCTGTGTTCACGGGTGCCAGCAAGTTCAGGTGCAAGGACTGTAGTGCAGCCTATGACACTTTGGTGGGCCTGACAGTACATATGAATGAGACGGGCCACTACCGTGACGACAATAAGGATACCGAGGATGATCGAGGCAAGAAGTGGTCCAAGCCACGCAAACGTTCTCTGCTGGAGATGGAAGGCAAGGAAGACGCCCAGAAAGTTCTGAAATGTATGTACTGTGGCCACTCTTTTGAATCCTTGCAAGACCTTAGTGTTCATatgatcaaaacaaaacactatcaGAAAGTGCCTCTAAAAGAACCAATGCCAGCCCTCACCTCAAAGCTAGTGCCCCCAACCAAAAAAAGAGCATTTCAAGACTTGATGTCCCCAAGCTCCCCAGAGTCTGTCTCATCTGGCATACTCCTGGGAGAGACCCCCAAAGACCAAAAATTGGCCAATCCCTATGTTACTCCTAACAATCGATATGGTTACCAAAATGGTGCCAGTTATACTTGGCAGTTTGAGGCGCGCAAGGCACAAATTCTCAAATGCATGGAATGTGGCAGTTCACATGACACCTTGCAACAACTGACAGCCCACATGATGGTCACAGGACACTTTCTTAAAGTAACCAATTCAGCCTCTAAAAAGGGTAAGCAGTTAGTTTTTGATCCTGTTATCGAGGAAAAAATTCAGTCGATTCCTCTGCCACCGACTACCACAAGACTTCCAGCTCCCAATGGGAAGTCACAGCCTGATTCCCCGTTGCAGCCGGCTAGCCCTGAAgagaacaaagaagaaaaggatGAAGAGGCAGAAGAAGAGAATATAGAAACAATAGaaccagagaaaaaaataaaagaagagagggaagacCCTGAAAAATCTGACAAACCTGGAAAGGCTAGATCCTACCAATATCTGAGAGAGGAAGACTTGGAGGAGACACCTAAAGGAGGCCTGGACATCTTAAAGTCTTTAGAGAACACAGTTTCAAGTGCAATCAGCAAGGCCCAGACAGGCACACCAACCTGGGGTGGATACCCCAGCATTCATGCTGCCTATCAGCTCCATGGGTCTTTGAAGTCAACTCTGCCTTTGTGTGCGCAAGTTCAGCCTTTATTCAGCAGCAACAGTTTGAAGATGATGTCCTCTGATTTAGGGGCTCTGATCCATTCACCAAATAGCCCCTCTCCACCTCCAAGCCACAAGAACAATGTGCTGGCCATGGAGAAGCTCGTGGAAAAAGTGACAGGGAAAAGTTcagtaaagaatgaaaaagaggaaaaacccTTAGAGAATAAGGGCAGGTCTGCAAAGTCTCCATTGCCAAATGCTAAGGACAAACAGGCTTCACCCAATCCAGAAAAGCTATCAAAGACAGTGAAAAGCACTGCAGTAGAGGACCAGCCTGAGTCAAGAGGCAAAGAAGGCGAGCAAATGGAGAGTAAAGTAGATACACAGATAAAAAGTGAAGTTGATTCACCAAATAAGCCTGTAAGCAACGGCTGCAATAACCTGAGTATCATCACTGATCACTCGCCTGAACAACCACTTGTCAACCCTCTCAGCGCTTTGCAGTCTATCATGAACAACCACTTGGGGAAAGCTTCAAAAGTGGCTACCCCCTTTGTAGACCCCTTTGCGATGCTTTATAAGATCAACAGCAACTCTGCTCAGAATAAGCAAGCAGAGCCTGCAAGTCAGTAccacaatgatgatgatgatcagcCAATGGACTTGACGAAATCCAAAAACAGCAATGGAAGTACAGCTAAGAGTACTTCTACTACACCAAACAACAGCAAACCAGTTTTCAAAAATTTCTCTCAGTCTTCATCTCCGCCTCTACGAGAGAATGCATTGATGGATATTTCAGACATGGTTAAAAATCTGACTGGCCGTTTGACACCAAAGTCTACAACCCCATCTTCCATCTCTGAAAAATCTGAAATTGATGGCTGTACTTTTGAGGACAGCTTGGAGGAGCTGTCTCCCATCCAAAGACGGAAAGGCCGTCAGTCAAACTGGAATCCCCAGCACCTCCTGATTCTTCAGGCCCAGTTTGTCTCTAGTCTTAGAGAGACTCCTGAGGGAAAGTTTGTAATTAGTGACTTGGGACCCCAGGAACGGGTCCACATCTGTAAATTCACTGGTCTCTCCATGACTACTATCTCACATTGGCTGGCCAATGTAAAATACCAGTTAAAGCGGACAGGGGGCACAAAGTTCCTAAAAAATATTGACTCTGGCCAACCTCTGTTTTTGTGCAGTGACTGTGCGTCCCAGTTCAGGACTCCCTCCTCCTACATTCACCATTTGGAGTCCCACCTTGGGTTCACCCTAAAGGACCTCTCAAAGCTTTCCATAGATTTAATAGAGCAGCAGGCCGTCAGCAGAATAGAGGACAATACTTTCAGTTCCTCTGGACTTACAGAGGAAGACACTGGCTCAATATATCAGTGCAAACTGTGCAATCGGACCTTTGTGAGCAAACATGCAATCAAATTGCACCTTTGCAAAACACATGGAAAGTCACCAGAGGACCATCTCATCTTTGTGAAAGAGGTGGAAAAGTTTGATAAACAATGA